AAACCCAGTTTTTTGACACGGCAAACATACCGGAGCTAAAGGCAATAGACCTACTCATCGTCATGGGTGGCCCCATGAGTATCAATGACGGGCAGGAGTATCCATGGTTGATCGAAGAAAAAGCATTCATTCGCCGTGCAGTTGAAGCCGGTAAACCTGTTCTGGGCATTTGCCTTGGAGCACAACTCATTGCCGGTTCACTCGGTTCTCGCGTCTATCAAAATAACGAGAAAGAAATCGGTTGGTTTCCAATTCAGGACATCACGTCCAATGACGAATCTGTTTTTCATTTTCCTGCTTCCGTTGAAGTCTTTCACTGGCATGGGGAAACTTTTGATCTACCACCTGGAGCCGTTCGTATCGCAGAAAGCGAGGGTTGCAAAAATCAGGCATTTCAAATTGGTAAATCCGTAATCGGGCTGCAATTCCATCTGGAAACCACACCGAAATCTGCCGATGCAATCGTATCGCACTGCCGCGACGAA
The Rubellicoccus peritrichatus DNA segment above includes these coding regions:
- a CDS encoding type 1 glutamine amidotransferase — its product is MRAHYFQHVPFEGLGSIEPWLESKGYEITKTQFFDTANIPELKAIDLLIVMGGPMSINDGQEYPWLIEEKAFIRRAVEAGKPVLGICLGAQLIAGSLGSRVYQNNEKEIGWFPIQDITSNDESVFHFPASVEVFHWHGETFDLPPGAVRIAESEGCKNQAFQIGKSVIGLQFHLETTPKSADAIVSHCRDELTPAKYIQSESVILATPTQKYQTINGVMAEVLSYLTET